The genomic stretch ctgaagtttgccaatgaacatctgaatgattcagaggagaactgggtggaagtgttgtggtcagatgagacaaatcgagctctttggcatcaactcaactcgccatgtttggaggaggaggaatgctgcctataaccccaagaacaccatccccaccgtcaaacatggaggtggaaacattatgctttgggggtgtttttctgctaaggggacaggacaacttcaccacatcaaagggacgatggacggggccatgtaccgtcaaatcttgggtgagaacctccttccctcagccagggcattgaaaatgggtcgtggatgggtattccagcatgacaatgacccaaaacacacggccaaggcaacaaaggagtggctcaagaagaagcacattaaggtcctggagtggcctagccagtctccagaccttaatcccatagaaaatctgtggagggagctgaaggttcgagttgccaaacgtcagcctcgaaaccttaatgacttggagaagatctgcaaagaggagtgggacaaaatccctcgtgagatgtgtgcaaacctggtggccaactacaagaaacatctgacctctgtgattgccaacaagggtttttccaccaagtactaagtcatgtttgcagaggggtcaaatactaatttccctcattaaaatgcaaatcaatttataacatttttgacatgtgtttttctggattttttggttgttattctgtctctcactgttaaaataaacctaccattaaaattatagactgatcatgtctttgtcagtgggcaaacgtacaaaatccgcaggggatcaaatatttttttccctcactgtatatgttgaagagggtggggcttaagctgcatccctgtctcaccccatggccctgtagaaagaaatgtgttttttttgccaattttaaccgcactctagttgtttgtgtacatggattttataatgtcgtatgtttttcccccaacaccactttccatcaatttgtatagcagatcctcatgccaaattgagtcaaaagctttttttaaatcaacaaagcatgagaagactttggctttgttttggtttgtttttgtcaattagggtgaatacgtggtctgtcgtacggtaatttggtaaaaagtcaATTTGACATtagctcagtacattgttttcactgaggaattgtacgagtctgctgttaatgataatgcagaggattttcccaaggttgctgttgacgcatatcccacggtagttattggggtcaaatgtgtctccacttttgtggattgggctgatcagtccttggttccaaatattggggaagatgccagagctaaggatgatgttaaagagtttaagtatagccaattggaataggtctctctctctctctctctctctctctctctctctctctcgacaggCCATCTACCACTGTCAAGTCCCTTTCTATCTGAGAGGCCTATTCCTTTCTGTTATACCTGTGTTTTCACATTACTTCTTTCACAGTCATTTAAGGTCAGTAAAGTCATATAACATCTCTTAATTACATGAGAAATGTAGAATTATTTCAGTAGAAAAACTCAGGGGTCTCAAATTTCCTAATGTGCCTCTCCAATTATCAATCATAGTGGGGTAATTAGCCATCTTACAGCTATTAAAAAGACATGCAGCCCTTTTCATTATGTCCATTATTACATTTCTCTTTATTTCAACCTTTGAAAGTTATTTGAAACTTTGTGCGAGTGCTTTGAGGTTTGGAACTTAAAAGCCAAAGCCAGCATTCCCTGTCCACCATATACAGTACCCCAcctcctccccacccctcctccaAAAGCCCATGTTCTAAATGAGGTCACCAGCAGCGCCTCAGGAGTAGAGTGTCAGCTACTGTTTTTCCATTGCTGCAGGACGGGACAGGTCGCACCACAccacagcaacagcaacagcagctCTGGTTCCTGAACCAGTGTTTACCTCTCTGACAGGACTGAACTGACGCCACATCAGCCCTGTTACTCCCCAACCAGGCCGAGCAGAGTGACCACAGACAGAAACCCATCCCACAGACGCAAGAAAATGTATCTGCCCTGTATCAGCTGGCCTAGCTGTCCCTATAgtcctgtttatacctggttctaacatgcagcctttgtcctgatcttgtccacattgtGATTGTGCTCATGTGTAGACAATTAAAATACGTATTGTGCTCTAATTGTGAAACAGACAAGATCAGGTCAAGATCAAGACAACATCAGGACAAAGGACTCATGTTAAcggcaggtataaacagggcttctgTCACGTCTCCCCTGTTTATCTCCTACTCCCCacatctcctctcatctctcctcctgtctctggtctctggttTGTCTTTAATGGCATCCATATTTTCCTGTTAATGCGGTGGAAGCCGTGTGAATGTTCGTATCGTCTAAGTGATCATTAAAATTTATGGCAAACTGACTTCATCCAGGTTGCTAGGCTGTGCTGGCATAAGTCATAATTATGTGGTGACAGTGTAAGAGAGAGTGGCTGCATTGGCCACTCATCCAGGCCAGTTAAATGATATAATTAGCCCAGTAAGAGGTGAACGCTCCAGATTGGATAAATTATTAAATGTTTAGATGAACCTGAGCTCCATTTCTCtaactatcctctctctctctcgctattaGTCCATTAGCAGTTATGTAATACTGTATGCTGATGGGGCAGTGGACAGGGAAAGTGGGTAAATTAAGCCTGACCAGTGGTCGTCTTATTGCGGCTTAACTGAAGACTGCAGCTCCTGGCTGTCTGTCACAAAAGGACAAAGGAAGGCTGAAGAGACTGAGAGCATGCAACTATGGGACACCTGAATTTACAGTAATGTGAGCTATTTCTGTAAAGTTTAAACCAAAGATGACTGGCATGCCCTTGGTATAGAGCTGAGACACTGCACTTTTATATTGATTACACCATTCCATCCAGTAGAggttattacattttttacactAGTCTACAATTGCACCACAGCATTGTAAGACAACAAAGTGAGTCAAACGATATACAGTAACACATCAAATCGCTCAATTTGTCCCTGGTTAAGCTGTAATGGAGGGGTCGGAGTGGGGCTGACATCCTGCCAGCCGCTGTGCTGCTCTTCACTGGGCCCCCAGCCCCCTGTGACACTCACGTGTGTGCATACCGCCAGATAGGGTCTCGCAGAGCGTGACTGTGTGTTATTCACACTGATGAGTTCCGCTGTTCACTGTCACCTCTCATTGTTAGAGGAAATAAGCCAGCGGAGGAGAGCCGTGGCCAGGGTAGGGTGGAGGAGAGCCTACGGAGGGAGCCAGGGgcaggggagggtggaggagaggagagcctaCGGAGGGGGccaggggagggtggaggagagaagagccTACGGCCAGGGccaggggagggtggaggagagaagagccTACGGAGGGGGCCAGGGACAGGGGAGGGTGGAGGATAGGAGAGCCTacggagggagggtggaggagaggcgaGCCTGTGGGAGGAGCACCCTCAGATCCAGGGCCCAAAGATCAGTTACCCTCCCAGGGAGAACAGGGCTCCCAGCTGTAAGCAGTTGAATGGTTATGTTTCATTCAGATATTCAGTGAGCAGTGCTGTGCTGCTCAATTCATTCTGGATGAGAACCAGAGTTTGTTAGCACATTCTTCCAGACAGCGGAGGGCCCCCAGTTGTGTTCAGGGAGGGGTGTTATGGTGTTTGATTTGTTGTGAAGACTCAAACAGCAGGACACAGCAGACTCCAGGTTGacccagcaggcctgcagagaGTGACACTTCCTCTCGGTGTCTGGTCCTGCAGCGCGCCGTGCCAGCAGAGCCCCAGTGCTGTGCCGCCACTCCGTTTATCATCACCACAACCACCCACCGTGGGCGGCCAGTGGGACCAGACtcacccctcctcttccccttctcctccccctccctatggtccctctccagagagactgaaaaagccTGATTCTCTGTCTGATTGTTTTTGTTACAGTGTGCAGGCAAATAGACTGTGGCTTCTTACAAAAGAAAATGCTGGATCTCATCTGATCTTACTGCCCTGAAGAGTGGCCTGGCCTGAAAGGTAGTGATTGGAAATTTACAGGGCTTCTCCTCAAGCATTGTCACAAGTCGGACTCTTGTCTGCTCAGGTGAACGAACATCAGCTGAATGGCCGCAATTCATTGAATTTCGATCTTTGTCGCCGTCCATCTGGCAATTCTAGGAAGCTTAATGTATGTCTGTAAACTCTGTAGGAGAATGTTACAAAACATCATGGCAAGTCTGAGAGTTTCAGCACCTCTGTAAGTGAACAGCTCATTTTAAAGGGAACACGTCAATCTTCAAAAACTATGAAATTCCTCTATAGCTTTGAATGTTTTACAGAAAAAAAACTTTCTATGATGTTTGAATTTACTATACGTTTCTGTAATACCATGCCAACATTCACACAAGattcaaaatgtgtgtgtgcaaaCTTTACATAACGTGGTTGTGTTAAACTACTGTAATGTGGTTGTATAAACAGAGTAGTTTGAGATAGCAGTCTTACAAACTCATGATGTCTGTGGGTAGAAATACCTGTTGTATGGGCAGTGTGATGATAATAGTTACCCTCCCCCCGCCCCCTCCACTGGAGTGGCGTAGTCTAAATGATTACAATTGGGAAGGGGGAAGGAGTAAAACAAGGGCCTTTTCAGAACAGCCTCTATCAGGTTTGAAGTCAATTACAgcttgcgtgtttgtgtgtgtgtgtgtttaaactgGAGTTACCAGAGCCATCATCATGGCTGTGATCAGAACTGATCAGAATAGTGCTGTGATCAGAAGAGCCCCCCCACCGACACCCTCCTCCAtatcgctctttctctctttctgtcttaacACCCAACTATCTCCTTTATCCTCCTAACCCCTTCCTATTGTTTTTTTCTTCGACCCCCCCCCCTCTCGTTCATCcctctatgcctctctctctcctcctcaccccctccctctctccctttctctttcatcCCTCTGCCTTGGCCCTCTGCCTGCTCTTCCGTTCACCCCCATGTTCGCAAATCACTTCTTCCTGTGTCAGCAGGTAAATTGTTTTGTCCTCCCATTCCCTGCTTTCATTACCTTGTGTAAATTAAGCGATATGTCGTCCACTGGTGCGCGCCAGAGCACCCACCGTGGCAACACCAAAATCATGAGATTTGGCATAATAAATGAAGACAAACTGGCAGTAGCGCTGCTCCTTCTCCGGGCGGGCTCGCCTTCATTATTCGCTTAACTTGCCATCGAAAATGACTTAACCCTGACCTGTGTATTACGTCCCATATTCACTGCAGATAAAAGCCTTTTTACAGCGCACAACAATTTATATTCCAGCAAAGAGGCTGCTTTTATCTGTCAGTTTTCCAATCTCAGCTCCTGAACACACATCATTTAACTTGTCTTGCCTTCCTGTATTTGTCCATCAGTCCTTCTTTTTTACATAAAATCTGGCAGCATTATTCTGTGATTTGATGGCACCCACTCATTTTTTCCCCTTGGAATGTTTGATTGGAAGAAATATAGCCGGCTGGGCTATCTCCTCTCTTCTGTGGAATCATGCGCTTGATGAAATAGTGTTCCCCCAGCAAGAATAATAAAAACAGACTTGTGCATTACGGGAGGCTCTCAATCTGCCAACTCGGCTGGAGCAGAGCGAAAAAACCTCCCCCTGCCTCCTGACAGATTTCTATAGTTATCCCACTAGATAAATGGAAGCGGGTGACCAGGCTGGGGAAGGCCATACTGGAGCCAGGCATGGGGTGCAGAGCTGGGTTGGCCAACATGACTGCCTGCTGTGAATACTCACAGTTCAACCAGGGGCTGCTAATGGAGAAATTAGTTATTTTACCCCCAACCCTGCCATTACCAATTCACTCTTTGGAGACATGTAGGGGCCACACAGAATATACAGAGAATCCATTGCTTTTCAGGGAAGAATGTCACAAGATGTGTTGATATTTGAATAAATGGACATGTTCTTTATTGGGTGTTTCTATTAGGTACTTTCTATTGAGGGGGTTGGCAACAAAGATTACACCCTGACTCACTCCAGCTGCTCTGAGTATAGAGGGGAGCTTTTTCATAAAGTGTTCATGTCATTGTTGTATCTGTGGAGAAGCCCTACTCATCCCCTGGTCTGCCTGAAGAATCAATCATGTTCATCAGCCACTCTCTGGCAGACGTCATTGGCTGGGCTGTTGTTGTTTGTACTGACACAAGACTGAGATATCAAAATGTGAGATGAAGGATCAAATGACTGCGGTCAACCCTGGCCCGCCCCTCTGCCAAATTGACATGTCAACCCTGCCTTCATTGGGACAAGCTGACATCACTAACTGTAGGAAACAACACATCTGAAATAATGTGCTACAAGGAGGTCTCCAGGTACAGAGACACAACAAACACACTCaccactgtttgatttccttgACAACAAAAACAATGCTCCTGAGGTCTGTGGACCAGCTTTTCAGATAACATTGTTAGTAATATTGCCATCTGGGGCCAGAAAAACAGCATCCTTTGAAACCTAATGAGAGATCTGTATTGGCTTTTGTCATGttgtttatgttggtgtttcttgTCTTACAGTGGTTGTTGTAGCTAGCAGTAACTTGATCAACAATAATGGTCAAcaatgtttcctttattttgaagGAATGGGAAACATCAGGATGTTTTTCTTTGATGAAAATGGTTCTGACCTTGTCAATGAAATCAGGGGCCTTCAAGCCCTGAATGTGACCAAAACAAACAATGATATGATAGTGGGAAACATTGGTATCAAGGGCCCCATTTTATATCAAATCAGTGAGTTGTGTTGAGCGGCCACAGGATGCTCCCATACCAAGCTAGTTTCAGTCTGACTAGTGCAGAGAAAATAAGGAAAAAACGTAGCATGCAACTCATTTGTTACTGTGTAAAAGTTTCACAAGGTCGTTTGGAGAGTCATGTTAACACAACACCTGAATACAGATTTGTTTCCTTGTTCTACAAGTCACGGAACCCCAGGTCCTTAAGCGATCATTATTACCATACAAATAGACAGATCTATTTAACAACCCTCTTTTTATCGCATAACACTTATTCTTTAGTGTTGCTCCTTGAAAGGCATTGAAATGAGGCTCCCCTTTTTGCAGCGGAGCGTCTATGGGTTGATAAAGGCTCAGAGCAATAGACGAAGCAAGGCTGACATCTTCTTAAGAGATGATAGGGAAGCCAAGTCAAATAGGATGGAGCAGTCACTCTTTTCACAGATAGGTAGCTCATTTCTGCTGGCTGGGAGTTTGCTTCCCTAGTGGCGCTCTGCCTGGGAAAGATAGCTCACTCGGACTCCATTCATTATTTCATTCCCTGTCCCTCTTTTTACATTTTAAGCCATTTCTTTTGGCTTTAATGAGTTATGTATTTTTCCATTTTTGATGAGGATCTTGGAATTTCGATTTTCTTTGGGGGGGGGCAAAATTCTTAATCACATTCCTTTTTCATTTATGTGAAAGAGGCAAAAATCAATTATTTTTATTAGACAAAGCAGATTGCAAATGAATGGAATGGGTAGCATTAAGAAACAAAGGATCCAGAGAGGCCCAGATAAGTGTTATTCTTGCCCCCTGAGGTAAAGGGTGTGGCTTGGGTTATTAAACACTTTGCAAACATTTTCCCTCTCATCCAGGCAGCAAAATAAGTATTATAGCAGTACCAAACAATGGTCAAAAAAGTAATGGTAATCTTTCAGCTATACTGTtaaataatttgttaaataatTTTTATAAATAATTTTCAAAGGGATTTGTCACGAATGTGTGGGTCATATTTAACATGTGATGCAAGTTTCTTGCATGTTTGTTCAGGCTTTTGATGGCCTCGCATTCAATGACCCATATGCCCTTTCCTGTGGAGGGGAGAGTCTCCTCTGTGGCAGAGTTGCCCCAAGTTTTCTTACAGACTATTTACTTCTCAACTTAATCAAGCATGCACAACTCTACAGGATTTCTGGCTTGGTGCTTCTTGAAAAGCACTTTGTTATCATATCCCACACATTCTTGACAAATCCCTTAGAAAATTATTTAGAAAAATTAACTTCTCTTGCAGAAGGCTCATTGAAAAGAAGAATTACATGACAGATAAAACACTTTATCACCAGCAAAAGGCTAGACAATGTACGTTGAGAAATTGGGAAGATGGGAGAAACAATGAATATTAAGTGCCTTAGAATCTAAAGCTGTCCTGCCGACTAAATTGAAACTGTATATCCTGAGGGGGCAAGGTTTCCAAATTGCTAATTACCACCTCTGAAAGGGGTCTGTTTCTGATATGTTTGCTTGTGAAAGGCTGGCATTTAATGAAGCAGTggcagagtttttttttttattcccccTCTCCGACTTTCAGGCCTCTCCCCGGACTGCCTCCCAGGCCAGAACAATGGCGGGCCCTGGAGCCCAGCTCTCCCACAGGCCCGGCGAGAGGAGGCCGGGGGCTGGGTACTGAGGGATCCGCTCAGCATGCTGAAATATGGAGAGGACCGATAAGGTGGCAGCGGCACAGAGAGGCCCTTTCCCATGGGCCCAAGGGGAAATGTGCAGTTATTAAGAGTAAGATGAGAGAGATTAAATGGCTTTTGTGCTAATTTTCTCAGAGAcataaaaaaattgttttatttagcCTGGCTTCATTTGAGAGTTGAAAGGAATGGTAAATGACTTTTCGCTTCATTCAGCCAGTCCATTATTGGCACTTCTCAGACATTGTCTAAAAATACTTATTTATATTGTTTTAAAAAGTATTAACTGATCTAATACATTTAGAATgtgtctctctccacacacaagGAACAATATCACTTTGAGGGAAGTATTCTGCAAACCACTGGGAATACTTTTTTTCATACTAGCTATATTATAGGCCTATCTATTGCTTGCCTGGTCAAGAAAACTGTTGACATGACATGATGTACTGTTATATTGCCCTCTGGGAAGttccctttaaaaaaaatatatatatatacagatatTATATTCCCTTGTTGTATGATGTCCATAACTAGACTCTGGTAGCCTACTAGTAGCCTATGTGcttaaagcccccatgcagtcttggtaataaaatatttaaatcaTCACTatatgtctaataaatcactgtttgtgtttatttaaaaaaactaactccaaaataaatgtgttatcatttatttccctgagcctcaTTTGGCCCTTGAAATGCTGTCTGATTGTGTGGATGTTAGGAAACAAATTTGAAGATATTTACATAtacagccctgattggctgatagcATGGTCAAGAGCCCACCCCCTTACCCAGATGAAcagtcattggtctattataatcaGATCACATTGTGACATCATGATGTGGGCCAAAAGTTCCATCCCACccgaacaggctgaaattccatgCATGTTTTTCAAACAGCTCCTAcacaaaaagggcattatcataattttagTGTTATTTCGACCTCTTAATGTGAAAAATCACGTTTTTAACTGCACTGCCACTTTAAGCATAGTGCAGAGAGCTCAACTGAGGTTGCTTTTTTTTTATGGGTGGGATAAAGACCCTATCTGGGATgtgggatccttgggacatccctaccctaaacTTACCATAACCCTTATCATtttaaatttcaacttcaatgggataGAGACGTTCCAAGGTTCCCGGATAATACTAGCTGTGGAACGCTCAACTCCGTTATATCGAGGCGGAGTTGAGTAATGAAAACTATTCGCCCAATTTGCTAGCAACAACACCAGCACACCATCAGTCGACACTTGTAAAATGTCAATTCTGAAAACGCATACCTCTACCTGTTTGTCCTGTATAACTGTGGTCCCCCTGCGGTGTGCTGAAATTCATACTTTTAAGGAATAGAACCACCGACTTTTTCCTTATGTGTGTTGCTCAACTGGATGCATACTGACCTGTGAGATTCAATTGACACAAGCGCATTCGCGCTGAGTTGAGCAACACAAATGAGGAAAACATCCGTGGCTGTATTCGATACAAGTTTTTATTAAAAGTATGAATTTCACCACCGCGGGGAGGGACCGCAGTTGTACAGGACAAACTTAGCAACAACATTGAATCACCATCAGACTCGATGTTGTTGCTAACAAATCGCGCGACCCGTTATCAACCCTCAACGCAGCCTCGATATAGATAGCACAGACCGGAAAAAAGACAGCGGGGCGGAAATTACTTCATTCGTTTTGCAGCGGGGCGGAAGTACGTCTCATGTTTACAGCTGTGAAAACAAAACAAGCAGGAACTGCGACTGGTGAGTGGAAACAACAGCATCGTTACATAACATAATGATATAATTTCTCTGAGAAACGGAGCATGTAATCTCAAACCGCGTTCTCATTTTAAATGCAGTAACAACAATTGTGTCACGATGCCATTGTAAGAGATAGCAAGGTTTCTTAACGATAATGTTTTGGTTTGTGGTTTTCTTAGCACATTTCGCTCCCCAGGCTAGGCCTATTGTTATCTAATTATCATGGTCAGTTTTAGAATAATAGAAGAAACAATCAAAATTGAATAACTTTCGAGTTATTTGGAGTCTGCCGAAGTGCTGAAGGCTACACACAATATATATTACATAATAGTTTTCTTCCCCTGTCCTATTGGTCACATTCAGTCCTGATTATAGCCTAATGGTCAaattctctctttcactctgtctTCATGTTCTATTCAAAAGTGTTTCAGTAGTAGCTGTGCTGTAATAAGGCATGAGTTTTGACTAGATTCATTCTGTAGTCACTGATGTTACTATGCCTGGGTAGTGGATCGAGGAACGCTGTAGGTTTGCCTGACAGAAAACGAACAATGCATTAGAAGAAAAAATGatagttataaaaaaaaattaaactgAAAAAATCATAGATTCCACTTTAAACGATCAGTAAGCTTTTTTAGAAAACCTAAGCAAATGTCATTGTGATACTGGTGGCAAAGTGCCAGATGCCAGACATGCAAGTTTGTTTTATACAGTATGCTATAAATAAGTTGCAAAGCATCTACCTTGGCCCTATGAAGGGTTTATGAAGGCATTATTAAGACTAACAAAATTGTTGTTAATTGAAAATGTGTCCAAATCATTGTTCAATTAGTTGAACAAAACATCTTCATAGTCATCTGCATTATGCTTTAACAGTAGCTTCTCAGAGGATGCTGAGTGTTGTAGTTGACACCAGCAGCAGCATACACTGTCCTCTTATCCTAGACGCACCATAAGCTAGTGTCAACTTACACCATACTCATTCTATTCATGTGCCAATCACATCTACAGTATACTGGAGCTGTACTCCTCCAGCTTACCTGtattcctctccccactcccccagCAGCATGATGGATGAGCTGGTGCATGACCTGGTGTCAGCCCTGGAGCAGACCTCAGAGCAGACCAAGCTAGAGGAACTCTGGGAGGAAATGGTTCTGAGCCCTCTGCAGCAGCGCAGGCAGATCCGACGGCGCCGGGGACGTAAACGCCGCTGtgactcctccctccaccccttgGAGCACGGACGTTGCCTCAGTGAGGCCTCCGAGTCCAGCCTGGACGAAGCAGCCAAGGACTGCCGGGAGAATGCTGCCCCGGCCCCCTCCGCCGCCAACTACAGCGACTCAGACGACATGGTAATGGCCAAGCGCTGGCCCTCCTGCTCCAGCAACAGCTACGCCATCAAGACCAAGCAGCACTCCTGGCCTGAGTCGGACTCCTTCACAGAGAACACCCCGGGACGGCCACTCAGGAGGAGGCGGAAGGTCAAACGCATGACCTCCGATGTGACGGTCAGCCTGCAGCAGAAGTTGACGGTGTCAGGGGTGGATGGCGAGCGGGGCGGAAACCACAGATCGTCCAAAAAGCAGCGTCTGTCCAGGCTGAAAAAGGGGGCTGGAGGCTGGGTGGGAGTGGGTGTGGACAGGGAGGCTGATGGAGTGGGCCTCAGGGCAGAGGAGTGCTGGAAGGATAAGATCCCATTGGTCCTGGAGGCCAAGGAGCAGCGAGAGGCTTCTGATGAGAACATGTCTGAAGGGTAATGTTCTAAacatacattattaatttttttgtgtgAGAAAATATCTATTTGGGCAGGACAATAATATAACATCTTAAAGGATATAATATTTTAGGATAATGATTATGGCATGAAATAGTCTTACCTTTTACGTGAAGAGGTTTCATTTGGCATTTCCTAAATATTACATAATATTTGCAACCTTTGCAATATTTACAATATAGCCTATCCATTGTAAATGATGTTATTGCTGGCCTTTGTTGACACAGACCAAGTCAAACTGCAAATCACTCCTAAATATCACATGCTCCATTTACCCTTTGGGTGGTGAAGTTACTGAGGCAGTTTGGCCCGTAATATAAAAGTCATGGGCATAACTACTATCTGACAGAGGCAATTAAACACAGCGACATTTAAAAGGATCTATACTGCCTGTCTTCATCTAGTTGTCAATATTCAATGTGGCCCCATCTAAAACAAAAAGTGCATCACATTGATGCCTCTGCACCTTCAAGTATTGAATTGACATAAAAAATTAATGATATTCCCTTCTCCTGctcatctgctctctctctgaggTGATCAGTGGGGAGGGATCTCTGATACTGTGGCCGCAAGGCATCACTCAGCTCATTACTTTGCTGGGAGAAATTGTCACAAATAAATAAGTTGCTTGGTGAGGTATTGATTGGTTTCAAAATAAATGTCTATCTTATTCCTGATAATTGAAGCTATGTCTGTCCTGAGTTCAACTGAGTGCATTCCAATGTGTgcataaaaaaaaatctaaattcgATATACTACTGTGACTGCCTATAAGTGACATTGGAACAAATCAATTACCATGCTGTCATATTAATTATAATAATGGGTTTACTAAATAGGCCTATACAGTCCTGCCTGGCCACTTTAGGCCTGAGCCAGAGGTCAACAGTTTGACATAAAAACACAGTGAATAACCAAACCTAACCTCTGCTACCCTCAACAGAGTGTAAATCATCAGTGTCCGTATACTACACTAGTAAGAAAATAGAAATTGGACCATGGAGGAATAGGCTAGTCCCATAGAGGTCCCATAGAAGTGCTTAGTGCTGCCTGTGTGTAAACCTGGTTGGTCTCTTCTCCCCCATGTCCCTCCCACTGCTAGACACCTGCCTCCGCTGGGTATTCCCCTTGATGATCTCATTATCTGTTGGCCCATATAAAAAACATGGAGAAGAAGTCTGTGGTAACCAATAATAGGGAGACAGAGGGCTTTACATCTTCTGGTTTAATTTGTGCTGACCTCCCTGGCCCCTCAACGGTACTTGTTTTCTTACTTTATGGAAAAATCAATAGCCGTTCTGACAGAAAACAGCTCGGGAGAAGAAATAAATGGGAACACTGTGGCACGCTGTCAATCATTTCTCACTTACACAACAGCAGGTTGCTGATTGCTGCTCAGTAGACTGCCGCTCTGTACTGAGGACTAAACAATCTATGGGT from Coregonus clupeaformis isolate EN_2021a chromosome 29, ASM2061545v1, whole genome shotgun sequence encodes the following:
- the LOC121544470 gene encoding G patch domain-containing protein 2-like isoform X3, with the translated sequence MPFSMMDELVHDLVSALEQTSEQTKLEELWEEMVLSPLQQRRQIRRRRGRKRRCDSSLHPLEHGRCLSEASESSLDEAAKDCRENAAPAPSAANYSDSDDMVMAKRWPSCSSNSYAIKTKQHSWPESDSFTENTPGRPLRRRRKVKRMTSDVTVSLQQKLTVSGVDGERGGNHRSSKKQRLSRLKKGAGGWVGVGVDREADGVGLRAEECWKDKIPLVLEAKEQREASDENMSEGETSSICSSDPGLFTNDEGRQGDDEQSDWFFEGECGAGGMGIPSLLPSWDPDTPPVLEVPDSAPPTFLQPARPTQRGYHARLNRLPGVAARCIRKGRRRLPSKDNSMSVSMERMKHFSQDPYQWLPSIGKRDRSQFNPLCPLPVYPIDMVPDSSHRRCSSSICKTRSLSC